In Aequorivita sp. H23M31, a single window of DNA contains:
- a CDS encoding efflux RND transporter permease subunit, which translates to MNNLIRFALRKPISIMVAVLAIVFFSVIAVQKINVDIFPEVESPAIYIAMPYGGLSPEYMDGFMANEFQKVLLFVSGVKEMDFKSIQGLTLMKLTFYPGTDMAQSAAELSTSVSRAMGFLPAGAVPPMVVRFDGSSLPVGKLVFESDQRSINEIQTEVLTKIRPMLVNVPGVSAPAPFGGSARSIVVTADPDLLRANKLSTEDVTIAIAKSNLPSPAGNLRIGDKNMMAPINSLSKGPEEFLNTPIKKMDGRTIYVRDVAHVQDEADMTYGYAMVNGKRTVYLPVIKKADASTLDAVQNVKASLTDFEHMLPEDMSVRYEFDQSKYIKTSLTNLQISGLLGAVLTGLMVLLFLGDLRGALIVVLTIPISLMAAISVLYLMGQTINIMTLSGLALSIGILVDEATVTIENIHQHMEVGKQKQKAILDALFEISIPKLLILLSILAVLTPTLIMTGISKDMFLPLSLAVAFAMIASFISSQTFVPILANWMIKAKENPVEISKRKRAFFDKFRVRYSYTLRRWFPRSLPLFFIYLITSVAIVALLINRVGTDVMPVSNSGDFQLRIQAPAGDRLEKTEALYNNVIADIEEILPDGAVSITSGFVGPQSPNSPINPIFLFTSSSDQAVLEVSVDQDIYSGSMDDIREKIRETVAQKYPEASFNFEPMELTEKIMGQGAMTPIEIKVGARQLKQAAGFANQIKEHLDKVDYLRDIRIAEQVDYPVLNIDIDRDLAGQFDLGVDDITRNLVAATSSTRFTNKNMWIDPRSGLPFQTQVEIPYADILSENQLRSMPVKKGSMRPVLEDVATIRRSTAPAQVNRKGPNRYVTLIANIHDKDLGSASAAVKDAIKKAGDPPRGVTVWTEGTMNLLDETMSSLMSGLGVALIAIFLMMAAYYQSFKVPLVILSVAPAVFAGSLLVLFLTGSTLNLQSYMGIIMAIGVSVSNTILLVDQGEFYRKKLLLKPANSARLASASRLRPILMTAAAMFAGMLPMAIGIGEGSEQAAPLGRAVIGGLIGSSITILLLIPHFYSSVMSRSTVRSASLDPEDRESEYFLENKE; encoded by the coding sequence ATGAATAACTTAATTCGATTTGCACTGCGAAAGCCCATCTCGATTATGGTGGCGGTCTTGGCCATTGTTTTCTTTTCGGTGATTGCAGTTCAAAAAATAAACGTAGATATTTTCCCCGAAGTAGAATCGCCCGCCATTTATATTGCGATGCCTTACGGCGGACTGTCCCCAGAATATATGGATGGTTTTATGGCCAATGAATTCCAAAAGGTGTTGCTCTTTGTGAGTGGCGTAAAGGAAATGGATTTTAAAAGTATCCAGGGATTGACCTTAATGAAACTCACATTCTATCCCGGAACGGATATGGCGCAGTCCGCTGCAGAATTGTCCACTTCCGTTTCCCGGGCGATGGGTTTTTTACCCGCCGGCGCAGTACCCCCGATGGTTGTACGCTTTGACGGAAGTTCCCTTCCGGTGGGAAAACTGGTTTTTGAAAGTGACCAACGCTCCATCAACGAAATCCAAACGGAAGTACTGACGAAAATCCGTCCGATGCTAGTAAATGTCCCTGGTGTTTCCGCTCCTGCCCCATTTGGTGGAAGTGCACGATCCATTGTGGTCACTGCAGATCCAGATTTACTTCGCGCCAACAAGTTGAGCACCGAGGACGTGACCATTGCCATTGCAAAAAGCAACTTGCCCTCACCCGCTGGAAATCTCCGGATTGGCGATAAAAATATGATGGCGCCTATTAATTCCCTTTCTAAAGGACCTGAGGAGTTTTTGAATACGCCCATCAAAAAGATGGATGGCCGCACCATTTACGTTCGTGACGTGGCTCACGTTCAGGACGAAGCGGATATGACTTACGGTTATGCGATGGTAAACGGAAAACGAACGGTTTATCTTCCAGTGATTAAAAAAGCGGATGCCTCTACTTTGGACGCCGTTCAAAACGTAAAAGCGAGCCTGACAGATTTTGAGCATATGCTTCCCGAAGATATGAGCGTGCGTTATGAATTTGACCAATCCAAGTATATCAAAACGTCATTGACCAATCTTCAAATTTCTGGTCTGCTGGGCGCAGTGTTGACGGGTTTGATGGTATTGCTTTTTCTTGGGGATTTACGCGGTGCTCTAATTGTTGTGCTCACCATCCCAATTTCATTGATGGCTGCCATTTCAGTTTTATATTTAATGGGACAGACGATCAACATTATGACCTTGAGCGGACTGGCACTTTCCATCGGGATTTTGGTGGATGAAGCGACGGTAACCATTGAAAATATTCACCAGCATATGGAAGTGGGCAAGCAGAAACAGAAAGCCATTTTGGATGCCCTGTTTGAAATTTCCATTCCTAAGTTGTTGATTCTGTTGAGCATTTTGGCAGTACTGACGCCAACACTTATTATGACAGGAATCTCAAAAGATATGTTCTTGCCCTTATCGTTGGCAGTGGCTTTTGCGATGATCGCTTCCTTTATTTCTTCACAGACATTTGTGCCGATTTTGGCAAACTGGATGATCAAGGCAAAAGAAAATCCTGTAGAAATTTCAAAACGAAAACGAGCCTTTTTTGATAAGTTCCGCGTGCGATATTCCTATACGCTTAGACGGTGGTTTCCTCGGTCGCTTCCATTGTTCTTCATTTATTTGATTACTTCAGTGGCTATTGTAGCTCTGTTGATAAACCGCGTGGGAACCGACGTTATGCCTGTTTCCAATAGTGGAGATTTCCAATTGAGAATCCAAGCACCGGCAGGAGATCGGTTGGAAAAAACGGAAGCACTTTATAACAATGTCATTGCCGATATTGAAGAAATCCTTCCCGACGGTGCCGTTTCCATTACTTCCGGTTTTGTGGGACCTCAATCACCAAATAGCCCGATCAACCCGATCTTCCTGTTTACAAGTTCGTCAGATCAGGCCGTTCTTGAAGTTTCTGTGGATCAGGACATTTATTCTGGCTCTATGGATGACATTAGGGAAAAAATCAGGGAAACTGTTGCCCAGAAATATCCCGAAGCCTCTTTCAACTTCGAACCGATGGAGCTTACGGAAAAAATTATGGGGCAGGGCGCGATGACGCCTATCGAAATAAAAGTGGGTGCGCGACAGTTAAAACAAGCGGCCGGTTTCGCCAATCAGATCAAGGAACATTTGGACAAGGTCGATTATCTGAGAGACATTCGCATTGCTGAACAGGTGGATTACCCGGTTTTGAATATCGATATCGACAGAGATCTGGCCGGACAATTCGATTTGGGTGTGGATGATATCACCCGAAACTTGGTAGCGGCAACTTCTTCCACTCGATTTACAAACAAGAATATGTGGATCGATCCTCGGTCGGGATTGCCATTCCAAACCCAGGTAGAAATTCCCTATGCCGATATCCTTTCCGAAAACCAATTGCGAAGTATGCCGGTAAAAAAAGGAAGTATGCGACCGGTTTTGGAGGACGTCGCCACTATTCGCCGTTCCACCGCTCCTGCGCAGGTAAACAGAAAAGGCCCCAATCGTTATGTAACCTTGATCGCCAATATCCACGACAAGGATCTGGGTTCTGCTTCGGCAGCGGTGAAAGACGCTATTAAAAAAGCCGGAGATCCTCCAAGAGGTGTTACGGTTTGGACGGAAGGAACGATGAATTTATTGGATGAAACGATGAGCAGCCTTATGTCTGGTTTAGGAGTGGCGCTTATCGCTATATTCCTGATGATGGCAGCTTACTATCAATCCTTTAAAGTGCCCTTGGTTATTTTGTCGGTCGCACCAGCTGTATTCGCGGGAAGTTTATTGGTATTGTTTTTAACTGGAAGTACCTTAAATCTTCAATCCTATATGGGAATTATTATGGCGATTGGAGTTTCGGTTTCCAATACTATTTTATTGGTGGACCAAGGGGAATTCTATCGGAAGAAACTATTGTTAAAACCAGCGAATTCTGCACGACTGGCCTCCGCGTCCAGGTTACGTCCCATTTTGATGACGGCGGCGGCAATGTTTGCTGGAATGCTTCCGATGGCAATTGGCATTGGCGAAGGTTCTGAACAAGCAGCACCTTTGGGAAGAGCGGTGATTGGAGGATTGATTGGGTCGTCGATTACAATTCTTTTATTAATTCCACATTTTTATTCTTCAGTAATGTCGCGCTCAACAGTGAGAAGTGCGTCGTTGGATCCGGAGGATAGGGAGAGTGAGTATTTTTTGGAGAATAAAGAATAG
- a CDS encoding TolC family protein produces MKRILVAVFGIGAFLANCQAVFAQQSEGQLNSLWEEVQSSYPGLQSREATVESAKMEERSVFGERLPQLRAQAQNSYATFEGISGAFFPQPGLFNVSGANALTGPSWTFNTYASSTLEWEIFSFGKYHNKSKAAKAKTQSAQGEREAYGLHLKKELSQRYLQLLFKETKLESNQQNVDRLNTIRTITSALAKAGLKSAADSLLASSSYNQAIGDNEKLQGEKQAALIQLLELTSGNQASYINSVPSFLNPMAVSLNKANEVNSSHPVLTSLDEHRKRLDYQSKSEARAALPSIKLIGGYAYRGVGIGEDGTVSNNWNDGFSNSVSNGLVGVGITWNISDLYTQKQRAGSLEKQAESEGHRYKQYEQQMQAELASIQNKLLRQYTEVKKTNEAQQQANDAYEMYLSRYKSGLMDLSNLLQIQIFVEQAEKKHIDAAYDFWMLMASEAELIADFSHLFNTL; encoded by the coding sequence ATGAAAAGAATTCTTGTCGCAGTTTTCGGCATTGGAGCATTCCTTGCCAACTGCCAAGCCGTCTTCGCCCAACAAAGCGAAGGTCAACTAAACTCCTTGTGGGAAGAGGTGCAGAGCTCCTACCCTGGCCTACAGTCACGAGAAGCCACCGTAGAATCGGCTAAAATGGAAGAACGCTCTGTTTTTGGCGAACGACTTCCCCAACTTCGTGCGCAGGCACAAAATTCGTATGCCACTTTCGAAGGTATCAGCGGGGCATTTTTTCCGCAGCCCGGACTTTTTAACGTCAGTGGTGCAAATGCATTGACAGGACCTTCTTGGACTTTCAACACCTATGCTTCTTCCACTTTGGAATGGGAAATTTTCTCCTTTGGAAAATATCACAATAAGTCCAAAGCGGCCAAAGCAAAAACACAAAGTGCCCAAGGGGAAAGGGAGGCTTATGGACTTCACCTCAAAAAGGAACTCTCCCAACGATATCTCCAATTGCTTTTTAAGGAAACTAAATTGGAATCCAATCAACAAAATGTAGATCGGTTGAATACCATCCGAACGATTACTTCGGCCTTGGCAAAAGCGGGCTTGAAATCGGCTGCGGATAGCTTATTGGCCTCCTCCTCCTACAATCAAGCTATTGGGGACAATGAAAAACTTCAGGGGGAAAAACAGGCTGCCCTTATCCAGCTTTTGGAATTAACCAGTGGAAATCAAGCGAGTTATATTAATTCTGTCCCGAGTTTTTTGAACCCGATGGCGGTTTCGTTAAACAAAGCCAATGAAGTCAATTCCTCACATCCTGTATTGACCTCGCTTGATGAACATCGAAAAAGATTGGATTATCAATCCAAAAGTGAAGCTCGTGCAGCATTGCCCTCCATAAAACTGATTGGAGGCTATGCTTATCGTGGTGTGGGAATTGGAGAGGACGGCACCGTTTCAAACAATTGGAACGATGGCTTTTCAAATTCCGTGAGCAATGGATTGGTCGGTGTGGGCATTACCTGGAATATTTCTGACCTCTATACCCAAAAACAACGCGCCGGCAGTCTGGAAAAACAAGCCGAAAGTGAGGGCCATCGCTACAAACAGTACGAACAGCAGATGCAAGCGGAGTTGGCATCCATTCAAAATAAATTGCTCCGTCAATATACAGAGGTAAAAAAAACCAATGAAGCCCAACAACAGGCCAACGATGCTTATGAAATGTATCTGTCCCGGTATAAAAGCGGACTGATGGACTTGAGCAATCTGCTGCAGATCCAAATTTTTGTAGAACAGGCGGAGAAAAAACACATAGACGCCGCTTATGATTTTTGGATGCTGATGGCTTCCGAAGCCGAATTGATAGCCGACTTTTCACATTTGTTCAACACTCTTTAA
- a CDS encoding BaiN/RdsA family NAD(P)/FAD-dependent oxidoreductase, protein MIKTDVIIIGGGAAGFFTAINAAEANPDYKIIILERGKEVLTKVKISGGGRCNVTHAEFLPKELTQNYPRGEKELLGPFHTFMTGDTIDWFDKRGVELKIEEDGRMFPVSDSSQTIIDCFLSETRRLGVDVLLNQSVKEIRKDGGSFLITTSSDTFSAEKIVVATGSNPKIWKLLEGLGHSIIPAVPSLFTFNIKDSRIADLPGLSTNASVKVLDGKKKTLLESSGPLLITHWGMSGPAILKLSAWGARVLEPLKYQFQIEVNWLETPSEEEVLEELKSLKSDFGKQTLLKYAQFDLPKRLWQRLLKAAGISDSLTWAETTRENLQNIANQLAAGIFQVDGKSTFKEEFVTAGGVDLKEINFKSFESRICKNLYFAGEVLNIDAITGGFNFQNAWTGGFIVAQNL, encoded by the coding sequence GTGATAAAAACCGATGTAATAATCATTGGGGGCGGAGCAGCTGGTTTTTTTACGGCTATCAATGCGGCTGAAGCAAATCCGGATTATAAAATTATCATTTTAGAACGTGGGAAGGAAGTCCTCACCAAGGTAAAGATTTCCGGAGGGGGAAGGTGCAATGTTACCCACGCCGAATTTCTTCCAAAGGAATTAACCCAAAACTATCCACGGGGCGAAAAAGAACTTCTTGGCCCATTCCACACGTTTATGACTGGCGATACCATTGATTGGTTTGATAAACGAGGGGTGGAATTGAAAATTGAAGAAGATGGCAGGATGTTTCCCGTTTCCGATTCCTCGCAGACCATTATCGATTGTTTTCTTTCGGAAACACGACGGTTGGGGGTGGATGTCTTGCTCAATCAATCAGTTAAGGAAATTCGAAAAGATGGGGGTTCTTTTCTTATAACCACATCTTCGGATACCTTTTCTGCTGAAAAAATTGTCGTGGCCACTGGAAGCAATCCCAAAATCTGGAAGTTACTTGAAGGTTTAGGCCATTCCATAATTCCCGCAGTTCCTTCTCTTTTCACCTTTAACATTAAGGATTCTCGCATTGCTGATTTGCCAGGTCTTAGCACAAATGCTTCCGTAAAAGTTTTGGATGGCAAAAAGAAAACTTTATTGGAAAGCAGCGGTCCCTTATTGATAACGCATTGGGGAATGAGTGGTCCGGCGATTTTAAAACTTTCCGCTTGGGGCGCAAGAGTTTTGGAGCCTCTAAAATATCAATTTCAGATTGAAGTGAATTGGTTGGAAACTCCTTCCGAAGAAGAAGTGTTGGAAGAATTGAAATCCCTTAAATCCGACTTCGGAAAGCAGACGCTTTTAAAATATGCCCAATTCGATCTTCCAAAACGACTCTGGCAAAGGCTATTAAAAGCTGCCGGAATAAGTGATTCCTTAACTTGGGCAGAAACCACCCGAGAAAATCTTCAAAACATTGCAAACCAACTTGCCGCTGGCATTTTTCAGGTGGATGGAAAAAGCACTTTTAAGGAGGAATTCGTCACTGCCGGTGGGGTGGATTTAAAGGAAATAAACTTTAAATCTTTTGAAAGTCGTATTTGCAAAAACCTTTATTTTGCTGGTGAAGTACTTAATATTGATGCTATTACGGGTGGTTTTAACTTCCAAAATGCCTGGACGGGTGGGTTTATCGTTGCGCAAAATTTATAA
- a CDS encoding endonuclease/exonuclease/phosphatase family protein, with amino-acid sequence MILHILTIFFIISPFFPATGNLHWFFRTADFVRLQSLFIQLVLLILLIFLDNPFTTFSWILLAALVLSMIYQLLKVAQYSSFYPRKQSHASTDGHVSILAGNVLQTNSCYPDFLNEIKRLDPDVVLTMESNKEWENCLSPIEKDYPFSVKVPLENFYGMHLYSKIKLENVEVNYQIEDDKPSIFFDLRIADNPPIYFCCLHPAPPSPTENETSKEADAELIITGKKIREEDKPTVVCGDMNDVVWSRTTRLFKKMTGMVDPRVGRGFFPTYNANYFFLRFPLDHLFHTKDLYVGKMIRSNYFGSDHYAMYYEIHHKKNVSTPENPKMDVEEKEEVEEIIEEGKNN; translated from the coding sequence ATGATACTTCATATACTAACCATCTTTTTTATTATAAGTCCTTTCTTCCCGGCTACCGGAAACCTACATTGGTTCTTTCGTACAGCGGATTTCGTTCGCCTGCAATCCTTGTTTATTCAGCTGGTACTTTTGATACTTCTAATATTCCTTGACAACCCATTTACCACCTTTTCTTGGATATTATTAGCTGCGCTAGTGTTGTCAATGATCTATCAGCTTTTAAAAGTAGCGCAATACAGTTCTTTCTATCCACGTAAACAATCCCATGCATCAACTGACGGCCATGTTTCTATTTTAGCGGGAAATGTTTTACAGACCAACTCCTGTTATCCCGATTTTTTAAATGAAATAAAACGTCTTGATCCTGATGTTGTACTAACCATGGAATCCAACAAGGAATGGGAAAACTGTCTATCTCCCATTGAAAAGGATTATCCTTTTTCAGTGAAAGTACCACTTGAAAATTTCTATGGAATGCATCTTTATTCCAAAATTAAATTAGAAAATGTTGAGGTGAATTATCAAATTGAGGATGACAAACCTTCCATTTTTTTTGACTTAAGAATTGCGGACAATCCACCCATCTATTTTTGCTGTCTCCATCCAGCTCCGCCAAGCCCCACGGAAAATGAAACTTCTAAAGAAGCAGATGCGGAATTAATAATTACCGGTAAAAAAATTCGAGAGGAAGACAAACCTACTGTTGTTTGTGGAGATATGAATGATGTGGTGTGGAGTCGCACGACCCGTTTATTCAAAAAAATGACGGGAATGGTCGATCCAAGAGTGGGAAGAGGTTTTTTCCCTACCTACAATGCAAATTATTTTTTCCTGAGATTTCCTTTGGATCATTTATTTCACACCAAGGATTTATATGTCGGTAAAATGATTCGTTCCAACTATTTTGGAAGCGACCATTATGCTATGTATTACGAAATCCATCATAAAAAAAATGTTAGCACTCCTGAAAATCCAAAAATGGATGTAGAAGAAAAAGAAGAAGTTGAGGAAATTATTGAGGAAGGGAAGAACAATTAA
- a CDS encoding pyridoxal phosphate-dependent decarboxylase family protein: MKDVKIQNEATLELSQEDMKSYGYEVVDAIVEHFVTQNDKLPVVSGSRSEMEKLFLEEAPEEPTDPKQVLNFVLDKVMTKSNIVSHPKSYSFVPGPSNYISAMADSLTAGFNIFSGGWQASPAAAEMEIVTMNWLLKMFGFPQKKGGGIFTSGGSMANLTGLVTARTVKCGDDFSKAIIYLSDQAHSSNIKAIRILGFKKEQIRIIPTDNEFKFSLNKLKNAIAKDRLEGLQPFCLIATAGTTNTGTIDPLSDLAKICKKEDIWFHIDGAYGGFAILSEDGKPLLKGIEKADSLTIDPHKWFYQPYEIGCLLVKRHKWLSGAFTERPEYLRDIEGNTSEINFYDHGIELTRRFRALKFYMSIKTFGLTEFRKAITYNIKLAEATESLLRKSPNWEVISPATLAVVNFRYNPIGNQLSEKELDELNQYISHEVVNSKEALLVTTVLNKQVVLRMCLINPRTTMDDIIDTMNLCEKFAKEKMTV; encoded by the coding sequence ATGAAAGACGTAAAAATTCAGAACGAAGCTACGCTGGAATTAAGCCAGGAAGATATGAAAAGCTACGGCTACGAGGTTGTGGATGCTATTGTAGAACATTTTGTGACCCAAAATGATAAATTGCCGGTAGTTTCTGGATCGAGATCTGAGATGGAAAAGCTTTTTTTGGAAGAAGCTCCTGAAGAACCAACCGACCCAAAACAAGTTTTAAACTTTGTTTTGGACAAGGTTATGACCAAGAGCAATATCGTATCGCATCCCAAATCTTATTCTTTTGTGCCAGGGCCAAGTAATTATATCAGCGCTATGGCCGATAGCCTGACCGCTGGATTCAATATTTTTTCTGGAGGTTGGCAAGCTTCTCCTGCTGCCGCCGAAATGGAAATCGTAACCATGAATTGGCTATTAAAAATGTTTGGATTCCCGCAGAAAAAAGGAGGTGGGATATTCACCAGTGGTGGGTCAATGGCAAACTTAACAGGACTCGTAACTGCTCGTACCGTAAAATGTGGAGATGATTTTAGTAAAGCCATTATATATCTTTCAGATCAGGCGCACTCTTCCAATATAAAAGCAATCAGGATCCTTGGCTTTAAAAAAGAACAGATACGGATTATTCCCACCGATAACGAATTTAAGTTCTCTCTCAACAAACTAAAAAATGCCATTGCCAAAGATAGATTGGAGGGTCTTCAGCCGTTTTGCCTGATCGCAACTGCGGGAACTACAAATACAGGCACAATTGATCCCCTTTCGGATTTGGCGAAAATCTGTAAGAAGGAAGATATCTGGTTTCATATTGATGGCGCTTATGGAGGATTCGCTATTCTTTCTGAAGACGGAAAACCACTGTTAAAAGGAATTGAAAAAGCAGATTCCCTTACCATTGACCCGCACAAATGGTTTTATCAACCTTACGAAATTGGTTGTTTGCTTGTAAAACGCCATAAATGGCTCAGTGGAGCATTTACGGAAAGACCCGAGTATCTAAGGGATATTGAAGGAAATACTTCCGAAATAAACTTCTATGATCACGGTATTGAACTAACCAGACGTTTCCGGGCTCTGAAATTTTATATGTCCATAAAGACTTTTGGACTAACCGAATTCAGAAAGGCTATTACCTATAATATTAAACTTGCAGAAGCAACGGAATCACTTCTACGTAAAAGTCCGAATTGGGAGGTAATCTCTCCGGCGACTCTGGCCGTTGTCAATTTTAGGTACAATCCTATTGGAAACCAACTTTCTGAAAAGGAATTGGATGAACTAAACCAATATATTTCGCACGAGGTCGTAAACTCAAAGGAGGCACTTCTGGTTACCACGGTTCTTAATAAACAAGTTGTATTGCGGATGTGTTTAATAAATCCACGTACTACGATGGACGATATAATTGACACGATGAATCTTTGTGAAAAATTTGCAAAGGAAAAAATGACGGTGTGA
- a CDS encoding efflux RND transporter periplasmic adaptor subunit gives MKLNFRNIKMIGSLAVLSSIVLASCSDSEAKEVVVATNTTTIDKQEIVTKPISQLHPEFDLSVSGELEPAEQVSLYAKVNGFVKKINVDIGDEVKKGQLLAVLEAPEMDQRLVSDRSSEQKLHSDFLYAQQNLERLKEAAKTEGAVAAIELDRAESAMNSAKSAYESSQAQTGHSAQMQKYLHVVAPFNGIITERNVSEGALVGPGSGQPIFRVADEENLKLKIALPEKHAGSVHDDMEVSFTVNSQPGKKFDAKLSRSSKLINSQNRAMILEFDVENTEHSLNGGEYAQVQLKLKRKTPTFFVSPKSILNTQSGLFVLTKNQSEIQRVPVKEGVRLDTLTEIFGNLKEGDLIVQSPTEQMK, from the coding sequence ATGAAACTTAATTTTAGAAATATAAAGATGATTGGCAGTCTTGCTGTGCTATCATCCATTGTTTTGGCTTCCTGCTCTGATTCGGAGGCCAAGGAAGTTGTCGTTGCTACCAACACTACTACAATTGACAAACAGGAAATTGTCACCAAACCTATTTCGCAATTGCATCCGGAATTTGACCTTAGCGTTTCGGGAGAATTGGAGCCAGCGGAGCAGGTTTCGCTTTATGCCAAGGTGAATGGGTTTGTAAAGAAGATAAACGTGGACATTGGCGATGAAGTAAAGAAAGGTCAGCTATTGGCAGTTTTGGAAGCGCCTGAAATGGACCAACGATTGGTTTCAGATCGGTCGTCTGAACAGAAACTTCACAGTGATTTTCTTTATGCCCAACAAAACCTGGAGCGATTAAAGGAAGCTGCAAAAACGGAAGGCGCGGTAGCGGCTATAGAATTGGACCGCGCTGAAAGTGCAATGAACAGTGCCAAATCGGCTTATGAATCTTCGCAAGCACAAACGGGTCATAGTGCACAGATGCAAAAATACCTTCACGTAGTCGCACCATTCAATGGGATTATTACAGAAAGAAATGTTTCGGAAGGTGCTTTGGTAGGTCCAGGTTCTGGACAGCCTATTTTTCGGGTGGCGGATGAGGAGAATCTAAAATTAAAAATTGCGCTTCCTGAAAAGCACGCTGGGTCGGTCCATGACGATATGGAAGTTTCATTTACGGTCAATTCCCAACCGGGAAAGAAGTTTGACGCAAAGCTGTCCCGTAGTTCAAAATTAATCAATTCGCAAAACCGTGCGATGATATTGGAATTTGATGTGGAGAATACAGAACACAGTCTTAATGGAGGGGAATACGCCCAAGTACAATTAAAACTAAAACGCAAAACTCCAACATTTTTTGTTTCACCAAAAAGTATTCTCAACACCCAATCCGGATTGTTCGTATTGACTAAAAATCAGAGTGAAATTCAACGGGTGCCTGTAAAGGAAGGGGTACGATTGGATACGCTTACAGAAATTTTCGGAAATCTGAAGGAAGGAGATTTGATCGTTCAAAGTCCGACAGAGCAGATGAAGTAA
- a CDS encoding T9SS type A sorting domain-containing protein, with product MKKITFSILFTLLLIASSYAQDFTTPNTGLVYTLDDIATASPTTITVSGTDYTMFGNLTIAENDTLLVDSDLTLSIDADLRITIFGTFTVNADAVTFTAIDEDAPYEGFRFEENSVVNIQNSTITYGGGLRVLNEDFTLNNCTLSHNVSGISTGSVVSLSRGTPQITNNIFTFNQTPAVSSAANRQVSAYIFNNYIEANNIANSNRPQINMGTTRATDTLRIIQNTIIGDPANTRAGGIAVSNLTGGQVLAIIDDNIIQGNRYGITVVGANAFAYIRNNIIEDNDIEGDPLIGGSGISINTNNGPHTIVASGNEIRRNLWGITVIGEAMLNLGDDEENPGGNIFSENGNGGEIFALYNNTPHTIMAKHNCWIEDQESTPEDVEDVIFHSVDDPNLGEVIFEPFLCGIVVGIEENTFADFSFYPNPVKDEIHFNNNYSIEKVEIYGIQGNLISSKKINDGLQALTINLPGGLYFVKFSNDFQTVTKKMIVE from the coding sequence ATGAAGAAAATTACTTTCAGTATTTTATTTACATTGCTCCTAATTGCTAGCTCATATGCACAGGACTTCACTACACCTAATACCGGTTTAGTGTATACGTTGGACGACATTGCTACTGCCAGTCCGACAACGATCACTGTTTCTGGAACCGATTATACTATGTTTGGAAATCTGACTATTGCTGAAAACGATACTCTTCTGGTGGATTCCGATCTTACGCTGTCCATTGATGCCGATTTGCGAATTACCATATTTGGGACATTCACGGTAAATGCAGATGCAGTTACTTTTACGGCCATAGACGAAGATGCTCCTTACGAGGGTTTCCGTTTTGAGGAAAATTCTGTTGTTAACATTCAAAATTCCACAATAACCTATGGAGGTGGACTGAGAGTGCTGAACGAAGATTTTACTTTAAATAATTGTACGCTTTCCCACAATGTGTCTGGAATTTCAACCGGTTCTGTAGTTTCTCTCTCTCGAGGAACGCCGCAAATAACCAATAACATATTTACTTTTAATCAAACTCCTGCAGTGAGTAGTGCGGCAAACAGACAAGTTTCTGCATATATTTTTAATAATTATATAGAGGCAAATAATATTGCCAATAGCAATCGTCCACAAATTAATATGGGAACTACTAGGGCTACGGATACTTTGAGAATTATCCAAAATACTATTATAGGAGATCCGGCAAATACTAGGGCAGGTGGAATTGCAGTTTCTAATTTAACTGGTGGGCAGGTTTTGGCAATAATAGATGACAATATTATTCAGGGGAATCGTTACGGAATAACTGTAGTTGGGGCAAATGCCTTTGCCTATATTCGAAACAATATTATCGAAGACAATGATATTGAAGGTGATCCGCTAATAGGAGGAAGTGGTATTTCCATAAACACAAACAATGGCCCTCATACTATTGTTGCCTCTGGAAATGAGATACGAAGAAATCTTTGGGGAATTACGGTAATTGGTGAAGCTATGCTAAACCTTGGCGATGATGAAGAAAATCCCGGAGGAAACATATTTTCAGAAAATGGAAATGGAGGGGAAATATTTGCGCTCTATAATAACACACCGCACACAATAATGGCAAAGCATAACTGCTGGATTGAGGACCAAGAAAGCACTCCTGAAGATGTTGAAGATGTAATTTTTCATAGCGTAGATGATCCCAATTTAGGTGAAGTAATTTTTGAACCGTTTTTATGTGGAATCGTGGTTGGTATTGAAGAAAATACTTTTGCCGATTTCAGTTTCTATCCCAATCCAGTGAAAGACGAAATCCATTTCAACAATAATTACTCTATTGAAAAAGTGGAAATCTATGGAATACAGGGAAATCTGATTTCTTCTAAGAAAATTAACGATGGTCTCCAAGCACTTACAATAAATCTCCCCGGAGGCTTGTATTTTGTCAAATTCAGTAACGATTTCCAAACCGTAACCAAGAAGATGATTGTGGAGTAG